A section of the Spirosoma pollinicola genome encodes:
- a CDS encoding T9SS type A sorting domain-containing protein, whose protein sequence is MNNRYFLVHLVAFCLMAVSIRTSAQTANQVLKITYPESRAIFQRENDNTSTIYFSGSLYQPVDSVQARLQAEEAGQGTNTNWLTIQKNSLGGIFQGSLRGKGGWYRLEVQAFVNGVVVNSDVVRKVGIGEVFIITGQSNAQGFQGFGAVGATDDRVNCLTYDNSKLNSLNDPPVPTFQQIAATSLIGPRGQSAWCWGYLGDLLVKQYNVPVLFINTAWEGTTIQNWRESADGKTTKNLFAIGTPNEDFPKGMPYSNLVIALRYYCSLQGLRAVLWQQGEFDNFPLHSSRKDYSENMQYLVNKTRLDTDRYPAWVLARSSYFNGTVSEDIIQAQNDVINTYNNNVFAGPFLDNLMIPRFDNVHFGNRETNNPGDKGLNDLGQAWFNSMNAVFFSSSRPLPPLPQPTITVACATSSTNLTLGLPSLYKSYSWNSGQATQNITVSQPSTYRATLKDSHGNTYLSPALELQSPLQPATPTISLASQPGKVVANQQQVCADSSLSLVANTSANSTGLWSLSTTTTISKAITLNKGGNYSLQAINVYGCKSTQPATIALTVRPKVPVPSVEQIGAYSLQAVLPTPTGGQPDLFDWRRGAEVIPQNGAVVKVIVSANYSARTNSTYTLAGTSITCSSDYSVPKPFTFDRSNGGLSIYPNPSASGIVAIETIEDLKNADISVFTLSGQQLFTSQVPLLNTRQIIDVSGLAQGVYLIRVRSAGFDISRRVIINR, encoded by the coding sequence ATGAACAATCGTTATTTTCTAGTACACCTAGTAGCATTTTGTTTGATGGCCGTTAGTATACGAACATCGGCGCAGACTGCCAATCAGGTGTTAAAAATTACTTACCCAGAAAGTCGGGCGATTTTCCAGCGGGAAAATGACAATACCAGTACTATTTATTTCTCAGGAAGTTTATATCAACCGGTTGATAGTGTTCAGGCCCGTTTACAAGCCGAAGAGGCTGGACAGGGAACGAATACCAACTGGCTAACTATTCAGAAGAATTCACTGGGAGGAATTTTCCAAGGGTCATTACGGGGAAAGGGTGGCTGGTATCGCCTGGAGGTGCAGGCTTTTGTTAATGGTGTAGTGGTAAATAGCGATGTAGTCCGTAAAGTGGGAATTGGTGAAGTGTTTATCATAACCGGCCAATCAAACGCACAGGGATTTCAGGGATTTGGTGCTGTAGGAGCTACAGATGACCGCGTCAATTGCTTGACTTACGATAATAGCAAGCTCAATTCATTAAACGATCCGCCAGTACCAACGTTTCAACAGATAGCCGCCACCTCGCTCATTGGACCTCGTGGTCAGAGTGCCTGGTGTTGGGGTTATCTGGGCGATCTGCTTGTAAAACAGTATAATGTTCCAGTCTTGTTTATCAATACGGCCTGGGAGGGAACGACCATCCAGAATTGGCGGGAAAGTGCTGATGGCAAGACGACAAAAAACTTGTTTGCAATAGGTACACCCAATGAAGATTTTCCAAAGGGCATGCCTTATTCCAATCTGGTTATTGCACTTCGTTATTATTGCTCGTTACAGGGCTTACGGGCCGTTTTATGGCAGCAAGGAGAGTTTGATAATTTTCCGTTGCATTCCAGTCGAAAGGATTATTCCGAAAATATGCAGTATCTGGTCAACAAGACCCGTCTTGATACAGACCGATATCCAGCCTGGGTGTTAGCTCGGTCATCTTACTTCAATGGCACGGTAAGTGAGGATATCATTCAGGCACAGAACGATGTTATCAACACCTATAACAATAACGTTTTTGCCGGACCGTTCCTGGATAACCTCATGATACCACGCTTCGATAATGTTCACTTTGGCAACCGGGAAACAAATAATCCGGGTGACAAAGGACTGAATGATCTGGGTCAGGCATGGTTTAACAGCATGAATGCGGTTTTCTTTTCGAGTTCACGCCCACTCCCTCCCCTTCCACAGCCAACCATTACAGTGGCCTGTGCTACATCCAGTACGAATTTAACTCTTGGTTTGCCCAGTTTGTACAAATCATACAGTTGGAATTCGGGGCAAGCTACTCAGAACATTACCGTTTCTCAGCCCAGCACGTATCGTGCTACGTTAAAGGATAGTCATGGGAATACGTACCTGTCGCCGGCACTTGAACTACAGAGCCCTCTTCAGCCAGCAACGCCTACTATATCATTAGCCAGTCAGCCCGGAAAAGTAGTTGCTAACCAACAACAGGTATGCGCCGATTCAAGCTTATCGCTGGTTGCCAATACATCGGCAAACAGCACAGGTTTATGGAGCTTGAGCACAACAACAACGATCAGTAAAGCCATCACGCTAAACAAAGGGGGAAACTATTCACTACAGGCTATAAACGTATATGGCTGTAAATCGACGCAACCCGCTACTATAGCTTTAACCGTACGGCCAAAAGTACCCGTACCAAGTGTCGAACAAATAGGGGCTTATAGCTTACAAGCCGTCTTACCAACACCAACAGGTGGCCAACCTGACTTATTCGACTGGCGCCGTGGAGCCGAGGTGATTCCACAAAATGGCGCGGTGGTAAAAGTAATTGTTTCGGCCAATTATTCAGCCCGTACGAATTCAACCTATACATTGGCTGGTACCTCTATCACCTGCTCATCGGACTATAGTGTTCCTAAACCATTCACATTCGATCGATCGAATGGTGGGTTGAGTATTTACCCGAATCCATCGGCATCTGGTATAGTAGCAATTGAAACCATCGAAGACCTTAAAAATGCAGATATTAGTGTGTTCACGCTGAGCGGCCAGCAACTCTTTACATCGCAGGTTCCTTTATTAAATACACGACAAATTATAGATGTGTCGGGCCTGGCTCAGGGTGTTTACCTCATCCGAGTGCGTTCAGCAGGTTTCGACATATCCCGACGGGTTATTATTAACCGATAA
- a CDS encoding T9SS type A sorting domain-containing protein produces the protein MKHISVTLGTAILFLLPILAIAQIQVSFPTSRAVLQRNSANQTTLRITGFYTASVTRVEAHLVARDGQGTTTDWKTIQDNPTGGAFAGDVTGSGGWYNLEVRGMNGDQQVGNTTTVERVGIGEVFIIAGQSNAQGIHQSAPNPLNDRVNCVNYRYPDNGFPNDPPTPAFSLLDNSSGFTIAPRGVGSWCWGQLGDLLVKRLNVPVMFFNAAFTGTSSQNWSDTTPDGGIAYGPGGTYEARQPYINLKIALQFYANTLGVRAILWQQGETDNLLNVPTSQYVAQLQTVIAQSRRDYGRAVSWVVARSSYGDNVGADANIIDGQNQVISSTANVFAGPNTDNIQVPRRRPPLNDAEGFHFDFDGLVEVAGAWNNSLNDSFFQSSTPASPSLPPTILVACASNNSLTFNVNGTYSSVQWESGESGNSITKGAGVYRAKVKDALGNTLFTGQVRVSDAPVAAVVNNGPPSVCIGSSLGLTTNYDNITWFDQKTNTTVATSRTFSTVSAGAYYVRYRDISGCDFTSNVLNVSVNPLPPTPTIANDKPTTFCQGDNTTLRASADNIQYNWSDGQANKVISVGNSGAYFLTVTDQNGCTSAQSNTIAVTANPVPAKPVIATNGPTTFCADRTITLTAPQDVAYQWTSGQTSQSITVGQSGDFAVRTTNQFGCSSVQSDVLTLKVNPLPQTPTVTAGGATTFCDGNTVMLSATSPIGIIWSSGQTDKIITVGSSGNYAVQALDQNGCLSPFSSIVAVKVNSLPATPVILANPSPIICEGDRATLRVDGAYTVFWSTGDSTQRITTGTAGTYSATVRDANGCMSLQAGSVTVALRPLPPPPTINIIGTYTLEAVSSTNGTQFRWRVGSDSLAAQTAIIKASQSGIYTARSSIIYDQTLTCFSVPSAPITFTLDMSMNGLSIYPNPNPDKIITLETQFNLTNAVITIYTLSGQAAFTTAVPSFDERKQLVLTGLPSGYYILRVQSADFDVSKRIIMGL, from the coding sequence ATGAAACACATTTCCGTAACCCTGGGTACGGCCATTCTTTTTTTGCTTCCAATACTGGCAATAGCTCAGATTCAGGTTTCGTTCCCAACAAGTCGGGCGGTTCTACAACGAAATAGTGCTAACCAGACTACCCTTCGTATTACGGGTTTTTACACGGCTTCTGTTACACGAGTCGAAGCACATTTAGTAGCGCGTGATGGTCAGGGAACAACCACCGACTGGAAAACTATTCAGGATAATCCAACCGGTGGTGCATTTGCTGGTGACGTAACCGGGTCGGGCGGCTGGTACAATCTCGAAGTACGTGGTATGAATGGCGATCAGCAGGTGGGCAATACAACTACCGTTGAACGCGTGGGTATTGGCGAGGTCTTCATTATTGCGGGTCAGTCAAACGCACAGGGTATACACCAATCGGCACCTAACCCGCTCAACGACCGGGTCAATTGTGTGAACTATCGGTATCCGGATAATGGATTTCCGAATGACCCGCCCACACCTGCTTTTTCACTGCTAGACAATTCGTCTGGATTTACGATTGCTCCCAGAGGTGTTGGCAGCTGGTGTTGGGGGCAGTTAGGTGACCTGTTGGTAAAACGGCTGAATGTACCCGTCATGTTTTTCAATGCTGCCTTTACCGGTACATCATCGCAGAACTGGAGCGATACTACTCCTGATGGTGGCATTGCTTATGGGCCAGGGGGGACTTATGAAGCCCGTCAGCCTTATATAAATTTAAAAATTGCGCTCCAGTTTTATGCCAATACCCTTGGAGTTCGGGCCATACTCTGGCAACAGGGCGAAACAGACAACCTGCTCAATGTACCAACCAGCCAATATGTAGCTCAACTCCAGACAGTGATTGCCCAGAGTCGAAGAGATTATGGCAGAGCTGTTTCCTGGGTTGTGGCCAGATCAAGTTATGGTGATAATGTTGGTGCTGACGCCAATATCATTGATGGCCAGAATCAGGTTATTTCCTCAACAGCCAACGTTTTTGCAGGACCCAATACAGATAATATTCAGGTCCCTCGCAGACGTCCACCGCTAAATGATGCGGAAGGTTTCCATTTCGACTTCGACGGCCTTGTTGAAGTTGCCGGTGCCTGGAATAATAGCCTGAATGACTCGTTTTTCCAAAGCTCAACCCCGGCAAGCCCTTCACTTCCACCTACCATTTTGGTCGCTTGTGCAAGTAATAATAGCCTTACGTTCAATGTAAACGGCACTTATTCATCTGTGCAATGGGAATCGGGAGAATCGGGTAATAGTATAACTAAAGGAGCAGGCGTTTACCGGGCCAAAGTTAAAGATGCCTTAGGTAATACATTATTTACAGGACAGGTTCGGGTATCCGATGCCCCCGTGGCTGCAGTTGTTAATAATGGGCCTCCTTCGGTTTGTATCGGAAGTAGTTTAGGACTGACAACCAATTATGATAACATCACCTGGTTCGATCAGAAAACAAATACAACGGTAGCAACATCCCGAACCTTCTCTACAGTTTCGGCGGGGGCTTATTACGTACGATACCGGGATATAAGCGGGTGCGATTTTACTTCAAATGTGCTTAACGTTTCGGTGAACCCTTTACCTCCTACCCCTACAATTGCCAATGACAAGCCAACGACCTTTTGCCAGGGGGATAACACAACGTTACGAGCCAGCGCTGATAATATTCAGTATAACTGGAGCGATGGGCAAGCGAATAAAGTGATTAGTGTAGGTAATTCAGGAGCCTATTTTCTGACGGTAACCGACCAGAATGGGTGTACGTCTGCTCAGTCGAATACCATTGCTGTTACAGCAAATCCGGTACCTGCTAAGCCCGTCATTGCTACAAATGGCCCGACGACGTTCTGTGCAGATAGAACGATTACATTAACTGCTCCGCAGGATGTAGCCTATCAGTGGACTAGCGGACAAACCAGTCAAAGTATTACAGTTGGCCAATCAGGTGATTTTGCAGTGCGTACCACCAATCAGTTTGGCTGTTCGTCTGTACAATCGGACGTTCTAACGCTTAAGGTAAATCCGCTGCCGCAAACTCCTACAGTTACCGCTGGTGGAGCAACCACCTTTTGTGATGGTAACACTGTCATGTTAAGTGCCACCAGTCCAATTGGTATTATTTGGTCGAGCGGGCAAACTGATAAAATCATTACCGTTGGTTCATCTGGCAATTATGCGGTACAGGCTCTTGATCAGAATGGTTGTCTATCACCCTTCTCAAGCATTGTAGCGGTAAAAGTTAATTCCCTGCCTGCTACTCCTGTTATACTTGCCAACCCATCTCCAATTATTTGTGAAGGTGATAGGGCCACCTTACGTGTTGATGGAGCTTACACCGTTTTTTGGAGTACCGGCGATTCAACACAACGAATTACAACAGGCACTGCAGGTACTTACTCGGCCACGGTACGGGACGCTAATGGATGCATGTCATTACAGGCAGGATCAGTTACCGTTGCGTTAAGGCCACTGCCACCCCCGCCAACGATTAATATTATAGGTACATACACCCTGGAAGCTGTAAGTTCTACTAACGGCACTCAATTCCGCTGGCGGGTAGGCAGCGATTCACTAGCGGCTCAAACAGCTATTATTAAAGCTAGCCAATCGGGTATTTACACAGCCCGTTCATCAATTATCTATGACCAAACGTTAACCTGTTTTTCAGTACCATCGGCACCAATTACGTTTACACTCGATATGAGTATGAACGGGTTAAGTATATATCCGAACCCAAATCCAGACAAAATTATAACGCTTGAAACACAGTTTAATTTAACCAATGCTGTTATTACAATTTATACATTGAGCGGCCAGGCAGCGTTTACAACGGCGGTCCCTTCGTTCGATGAACGGAAACAACTTGTTCTTACGGGTTTACCCTCGGGCTATTATATTCTGCGCGTTCAGTCTGCCGATTTCGACGTTTCTAAACGAATTATAATGGGATTGTAA
- a CDS encoding adenylate kinase, with amino-acid sequence MLNLVLFGPPGAGKGTQSEYLIKKYNLVHLSTGDLLRSQIAAGTELGLRAKQLMDQGLLVPDEVVIGMIEAKLRENQSINATSVGATSVGGFIFDGFPRTVPQAVALDELLSQHNTKITSMIALAVDSEELTRRLLQRGQTSGRPDDQNEDLIRRRVQEYNDKTAPVADYYSQQGKFAAIDGIGEIDSIFKEICQHIDESIAQ; translated from the coding sequence ATGCTTAACCTTGTACTGTTTGGCCCACCGGGTGCCGGAAAAGGCACCCAAAGTGAATATTTAATTAAAAAATATAATCTGGTTCACCTATCAACAGGTGATTTATTGCGATCACAAATTGCGGCAGGAACGGAGCTTGGTCTGCGGGCGAAACAGCTCATGGATCAGGGATTGCTGGTTCCTGATGAAGTCGTAATTGGTATGATTGAGGCAAAATTGCGAGAGAATCAATCAATAAATGCAACATCCGTTGGGGCAACATCCGTTGGGGGATTTATTTTCGATGGTTTTCCAAGAACTGTACCGCAAGCTGTGGCTTTAGATGAACTTCTGAGTCAACATAATACGAAAATAACTAGCATGATTGCCCTCGCTGTAGACAGTGAAGAACTGACACGACGTTTATTACAACGAGGACAAACCTCCGGTCGGCCGGATGATCAGAACGAAGATCTGATTAGACGCCGGGTTCAGGAGTATAATGACAAAACTGCCCCAGTAGCCGACTATTACAGTCAGCAGGGGAAATTTGCAGCAATCGATGGTATCGGTGAGATTGACAGTATTTTCAAAGAAATATGTCAACACATTGATGAGTCAATTGCGCAGTAA
- the obgE gene encoding GTPase ObgE: MASSNFIDYVKINCRSGAGGAGSVHFRREKHTPKGGPDGGDGGRGGHIILRGNSQLWTLLHLKYRKHIKAGNGVAGEGGRRSGAQGEDIILDVPLGTIARNPETSEKIVEITEEGQEIILFPGGRGGMGNDHFKTPTQQAPDYAQPGEPGQEEWVVLELKLLADVGLVGFPNAGKSTLLSVLSAARPEIADYPFTTLVPNLGVVAYRDYKSFVMADIPGIIEGASQGKGLGLRFLRHIERNSILLFLIPATSENIRQEYNTLLNELREFNPELMDKTRMLAITKIDLVDEETRVKLESDLPKKLPVVYISAVSQRGLDELKDVIWHNLTSIEPV; the protein is encoded by the coding sequence ATGGCTTCATCGAATTTTATTGATTACGTAAAAATAAATTGCCGCTCGGGAGCGGGCGGAGCAGGATCCGTCCATTTTCGTCGGGAAAAACACACCCCCAAAGGTGGGCCGGATGGTGGTGATGGTGGTCGGGGAGGACACATTATTCTACGTGGCAATTCTCAGCTCTGGACACTGCTGCACTTAAAATACCGTAAGCACATTAAAGCAGGCAATGGTGTTGCCGGTGAGGGTGGCCGACGCAGTGGCGCTCAGGGCGAAGACATCATTCTGGATGTACCGCTGGGCACAATTGCCCGCAACCCCGAAACGAGCGAAAAAATAGTCGAAATTACAGAAGAGGGTCAGGAGATTATTCTTTTCCCCGGCGGTCGGGGCGGAATGGGTAATGACCATTTCAAAACGCCTACCCAACAGGCTCCTGATTATGCGCAGCCCGGCGAACCTGGCCAGGAAGAATGGGTTGTACTGGAGTTGAAACTATTGGCTGATGTTGGGCTGGTTGGCTTCCCTAATGCCGGAAAATCAACCTTGCTCTCTGTCTTGTCGGCTGCCCGTCCAGAAATTGCCGACTATCCGTTTACAACCCTTGTTCCCAATTTAGGGGTCGTAGCTTATAGAGATTACAAATCGTTCGTAATGGCCGATATTCCGGGTATTATCGAAGGTGCTTCTCAAGGGAAGGGTTTGGGATTACGCTTCCTGCGGCACATTGAACGGAATTCGATTTTACTTTTCCTTATTCCAGCTACGAGTGAGAATATCCGGCAGGAATATAATACACTATTGAACGAGCTACGCGAATTTAATCCTGAGTTGATGGATAAAACTCGTATGCTGGCCATTACAAAAATTGATCTCGTTGACGAAGAAACCAGGGTAAAGCTGGAAAGTGATTTACCTAAAAAATTACCTGTTGTTTATATCTCGGCAGTTAGCCAACGCGGTTTAGACGAATTAAAAGATGTTATCTGGCATAATCTGACAAGTATTGAGCCGGTATGA